The Juglans regia cultivar Chandler chromosome 10, Walnut 2.0, whole genome shotgun sequence genome includes the window AACAATTTGTTTTAAGAAAGGTCTAATGATTCTAGCTGTGTCAAGTTCGCAAAGGATGATGGGATATGACCAGTGAAAGCATTATTAGAAAGGTTCAGGGCATGGAGTCCTTCTAGATTCCCCAGTATTTCAGGAATATCTCCTTCAAATCTGTTGCATGAGAAATCTATGACTGTAAGGCCATCTTGGATCTTATTATACTCCAACTCCACACCTTTTATCGTTATTAACATTGAATAGTTGACCGAGTGACCATCCAAGTATTTTAAATTCTTTGCACCAACGGATTTCATGGCATCCCATTGTGCGAAGTATCCCACAGGCAGATTCCCAGAAAAATAGTTGTGAGAGAGGTCAATGATACGCAAATTGGGGAATGTGTAATTTGTTTCCGGGCTCCTTATTGCACCGTGGAAGCCATTAGAATGGAGAACAAGAATCTTTAGCTGTTGAAGAGTTCCCAACCAAAAGGGATCGGTATCATTGATTTGATTGCTCCCAACATCAAGATACTCAAGCTCAGTACAGTAGGCCAAAGATCTTGGCAAATGACCCTGCAACTGGTTTTGACTTAAGTCAATCATCTTTAAGCTGCATCCTTTTGCCCATGTTTTTGGGATGGTGTGGCCCAAGTTGTTGCTTCGTATTACTAGCGCTGTCAAAGATTGACTCAAGTTGCCCATACATGGATGAATCAAGCCACTCAAATAGTTATGGGACAAATCAAGCACTTCAGGTGAACTCATATTGCAAATAAATGGTGAAATCCTTCCAGTGAATGAATTCTTGTTGACAAAATAAGCCACTAAGGATGGTGGTGGAATTGGGAGCGATCCATGCATCATGTTATCATCAACGgcaaaatattttagatttggcCATGAGATAATTGTCGGAGAATTTTCAATGCCAGTGAGAAAGTTGTTTGAAATGTAGAAATTTTGAAGAGATTCTTTACTTACATTATGCATCCATTTGGGTATCAAGCCTTGGAGATTGTTGCCTTCTAGATCTAGGTACTCCAATTTACTTTGGTTTCGTAATATATCTGGGAGCTtggttaagttgagatgagccAATCCTAAAAATCCAAACTGTGGAAGAATGTCGTTTGAACTAACTCTGGTGAGCCACGACAAATCGTTGAATGGGTTTGCTGAAAGGTCTAGGGTAGTGAGTTGGGTAAGGTTACTGAAGGAATTTGGGATGGTTCCTGAAAAATTACAATTGTAAATTGTGAAGCTAGTTAAGGAATTAAGGTTTCCAATTGAAGCAGGTAGATTGCCAGAGAAATTTGTGCCGTCAAGATATAAATACTTGAGAGGAGAGTTTGTGTGAAATTCGGGCAAATGACCTGTGAGATCTTCATTGGACCAAACATCTAGCTTCTGTAGGTGTGGTAGGTGAAATATTCTGGTTGGAAATTGCCCATACAGACTGCAGTTGCTCAGAGCAAGAAGCTttaaagaagataaatttgCCAAGCTTTCAGGTACAGTGGAGGATATGTTGATACCAAAAAAGTCAAGCGTTTCAAGGTTGGTTAAATTTTGCACTAAACTTGCCAGATTTTTGGTATATAAAccataattatcataataaGAATACAGAGAGAGAAAAGACAACTTGGATAGATATTGAATTGCAGAGGGGATTTGTCCTGAAAACTGGGAGTAGGAGAGGTCGAGATGTGTTAGGCTTGAAAGATTACCAATCTCAGATGGGATTTGGGAGTGATTGAAGTCATTATTAGCAAGAGTAaggttttgaagatgaagaaggcgGAAGAGACTACTGTTGGAGGTGATAGAACCATAGAGACAACTCCTACTAAGGTTGAGGGCGATGACATGACCCGTGTCTTGGTTGCATTCAACCCCATCCCAAGCACAACAATTGGTATTATTTCCTTCCACTCTCCATGATGCAACCTCCTTAGGATAGTCAGTACTGAGTCCGCAAACAGAGTAGTTCTGTATGATAAAACTATCCTTGAAATGCATCAGAGCTACCCTCTCTTCTTGATGGCAAAGCAGAGGCAGATTATAAGACAAAGAGTGAGGGAGTAAGCTGAGAAGGAGGCATGCGATCAAAGGAAAAAGCAGGTGCATGAATGTGAACTGATGATAGGAATAGATGTCCGTAACTTTTTAAAATGTCTTGCACTAGATATGTTTAGACAGAGGAAAGAGCGAGCGAGGGGCTTAACTTTATAGACCcaatacaagaagaagaagaagataaggaTAATGTGGGAAATATATATCTATGGTGACAATTAATTGTGATGTTGGATGGGAttgttgtaaaataaaaaaaaatatatgaaaaagcgaaatatatagtttatggctctaatttttgttttttattttgttatttattcaaattcttgGCATTCCAAGCGATGGATGTTTAAGTGACAATGACCACCAAAATAATGAAAGGAGAAGACAAATAGGTATCCattagatttttaaaatgtcTTGCACCGTGTTTAGACTGAGGAAAGAGTGAAGGGC containing:
- the LOC118349720 gene encoding receptor-like protein 34; this encodes MIDLSQNQLQGHLPRSLAYCTELEYLDVGSNQINDTDPFWLGTLQQLKILVLHSNGFHGAIRSPETNYTFPNLRIIDLSHNYFSGNLPVGYFAQWDAMKSVGAKNLKYLDGHSVNYSMLITIKGVELEYNKIQDGLTVIDFSCNRFEGDIPEILGNLEGLHALNLSNNAFTGPIPQGQQFGTFPNTSFEDNQGLCGKPLSKICGDSDISTPPPSTFEENQGPKLFFEFGWKVVVMGYGCGFVFGIVIGHIVTTRKQDWLIKIFGKKQHQTRISRVNRRVNRRK
- the LOC109004711 gene encoding receptor-like protein 7 isoform X2, with translation MHLLFPLIACLLLSLLPHSLSYNLPLLCHQEERVALMHFKDSFIIQNYSVCGLSTDYPKEVASWRVEGNNTNCCAWDGVECNQDTGHVIALNLSRSCLYGSITSNSSLFRLLHLQNLTLANNDFNHSQIPSEIGNLSSLTHLDLSYSQFSGQIPSAIQYLSKLSFLSLYSYYDNYGLYTKNLASLVQNLTNLETLDFFGINISSTVPESLANLSSLKLLALSNCSLYGQFPTRIFHLPHLQKLDVWSNEDLTGTIPNSFSNLTQLTTLDLSANPFNDLSWLTRVSSNDILPQFGFLGLAHLNLTKLPDILRNQSKLEYLDLEGNNLQGLIPKWMHNVSKESLQNFYISNNFLTGIENSPTIISWPNLKYFAVDDNMMHGSLPIPPFTIYLQYEFT
- the LOC109004711 gene encoding receptor-like protein 7 isoform X1; the protein is MHLLFPLIACLLLSLLPHSLSYNLPLLCHQEERVALMHFKDSFIIQNYSVCGLSTDYPKEVASWRVEGNNTNCCAWDGVECNQDTGHVIALNLSRSCLYGSITSNSSLFRLLHLQNLTLANNDFNHSQIPSEIGNLSSLTHLDLSYSQFSGQIPSAIQYLSKLSFLSLYSYYDNYGLYTKNLASLVQNLTNLETLDFFGINISSTVPESLANLSSLKLLALSNCSLYGQFPTRIFHLPHLQKLDVWSNEDLTGHLPEFHTNSPLKYLYLDGTNFSGNLPASIGNLNSLTSFTIYNCNFSGTIPNSFSNLTQLTTLDLSANPFNDLSWLTRVSSNDILPQFGFLGLAHLNLTKLPDILRNQSKLEYLDLEGNNLQGLIPKWMHNVSKESLQNFYISNNFLTGIENSPTIISWPNLKYFAVDDNMMHGSLPIPPFTIYLQYEFT